Proteins encoded within one genomic window of Sorex araneus isolate mSorAra2 chromosome 9, mSorAra2.pri, whole genome shotgun sequence:
- the EXOC8 gene encoding exocyst complex component 8, translating into MAMTMSDSGANRLRRQLESGGFEARLYVKQLSQQSDGDRDLQEHRQRIQALAEETAQNLKRNVYQNYRQFIETAREISYLESEMYQLSHLLTEQKSSLESIPLTLLPAAAAAAAGAAAASGGEEGGGGAGGRDHRRGQAGFFPTPGVASRDSSGPGEEGKQRTLTTLLEKVEGCRHLLETPGQYLVYNGDLVEYEADHMAQLQRVHGFLMNDCLLVATWLPQRRGMYRYNALYPLDGLAVVNVKDNPPMKDMFKLLMFPESRIFQAENAKIKREWLEVLEETKRALSEKRRREQEEAAAPRAPPQVPVKTSNPFEEEDDEPAVPEVEEEKVDLSMEWIQELPEDLDVCIAQRDFEGAVDLLDKLNHYLEDKPSPPPVKELRAKVDERVRQLTEVLVFELSPDRSLRGGPKATRRAVSQLIRLGQCTKACELFLRNRAAAVHTAIRQLRIEGATLLYIHKLCHVFFTSLLETAREFETDFAGTDSGCYSAFVVWARSAMGMFVDAFSKQVFDSKESLSTAAECVKVAKEHCQQLGDIGLDLTFIIHALLVKDIQGALHSYKEIIIEATKHRNSEEMWRRMNLMTPEALGKLKEEMKSCGVSNFEQYTGDDCWVNLSYTVVAFTKQTMGFLEEALKLYFPELHMVLLESLVEIILVAVQHVDYSLRCEQDPEKKAFIRQNASFLYETVLPVVEKRFEEGVGKPAKQLQDLRNASRLIRVNPESTMSVV; encoded by the coding sequence ATGGCGATGACGATGTCGGACAGCGGGGCGAACCGCCTGCGGCGGCAGTTAGAATCGGGAGGCTTTGAAGCGCGATTGTACGTGAAGCAGCTCTCGCAGCAGTCAGACGGGGACCGGGACCTGCAGGAACACCGGCAGCGCATCCAAGCGCTAGCGGAGGAGACGGCGCAGAACCTGAAGCGCAACGTCTACCAAAACTACCGGCAGTTTATAGAGACGGCCCGCGAGATCTCCTACTTGGAGAGCGAGATGTACCAGCTCAGCCATCTGCTGACCGAGCAGAAGAGCAGCCTGGAGAGCATCCCGCTAACACTGTTGccagctgccgccgccgccgccgcgggggcCGCCGCGGCCtctggaggggaggaaggaggaggtggtgcGGGGGGTCGAGACCACCGTCGGGGCCAGGCCGGCTTTTTTCCGACCCCGGGTGTCGCCTCCCGCGACAGTTCCGGTCCCGGCGAAGAAGGGAAGCAGCGTACTCTAACCACCTTGCTCGAGAAGGTGGAAGGCTGTAGGCACCTGCTGGAGACGCCGGGACAGTACTTGGTGTACAACGGAGACCTGGTGGAATACGAGGCCGACCACATGGCCCAGCTGCAGCGAGTGCACGGCTTTCTTATGAATGATTGCTTGCTGGTGGCCACCTGGCTGCCACAGCGGCGGGGGATGTATCGGTACAACGCCCTCTATCCGTTAGATGGTTTGGCTGTGGTCAATGTCAAGGACAACCCACCCATGAAGGACATGTTCAAGCTGCTCATGTTTCCTGAGAGTCGTATTTTTCAGGCAGAAAATGCTAAAATCAAACGCGAGTGGCTGGAAGTTTTGGAGGAAACGAAAAGGGCCCTTAGcgagaagagaagaagggagcaggaggaggcggcggccccTCGAGCGCCACCCCAGGTGCCTGTCAAGACCAGTAATCCATTCGAGGAAGAAGATGATGAACCCGCTGTTCCTGAGGTAGAAGAAGAGAAGGTTGACCTCTCCATGGAATGGATCCAAGAGTTGCCTGAAGACCTGGATGTCTGTATTGCCCAGAGGGACTTTGAAGGGGCAGTCGACCTGCTGGATAAATTGAACCATTACCTGGAAGATAAGCCCAGTCCACCACCTGTGAAAGAACTAAGGGCTAAAGTGGATGAGCGTGTCCGACAGCTCACAGAAGTACTGGTTTTTGAGCTTTCCCCAGATCGTTCTCTCAGAGGTGGTCCCAAGGCAACTCGAAGGGCAGTTTCTCAGCTCATCCGCCTTGGCCAGTGCACAAAGGCTTGTGAGCTATTTTTGAGAAATAGAGCAGCAGCCGTGCACACTGCTATCCGTCAGCTTCGCATTGAAGGTGCCACTTTGCTCTACATTCATAAGTTGTGTCATGTCTTCTTTACTAGCCTGCTTGAGACGGCGCGGGAATTTGAGACCGATTTTGCAGGTACTGACAGTGGATGCTACTCGGCCTTTGTGGTCTGGGCAAGATCAGCCATGGGCATGTTTGTAGATGCTTTTAGCAAGCAAGTGTTTGATAGTAAGGAAAGTCTCTCTACAGCTGCTGAATGTGTGAAAGTGGCAAAAGAGCATTGTCAGCAGCTGGGTGATATTGGACTAGACCTCACTTTCATCATCCATGCCCTTCTGGTGAAAGACATCCAAGGGGCTTTGCACAGTTACAAAGAAATCATAATTGAAGCCACTAAACATCGTAATTCTGAGGAAATGTGGAGGAGGATGAACCTGATGACTCCAGAGGCCCTGGGTAAACTTAAAGAGGAGATGAAGAGCTGTGGGGTGAGTAATTTTGAGCAATACACAGGGGATGACTGCTGGGTGAACCTAAGTTATACAGTGGTTGCTTTCACCAAACAGACTATGGGCTTCTTGGAAGAGGCACTGAAGCTGTATTTCCCAGAGTTACACATGGTACTTCTGGAAAGTCTGGTAGAAATCATTTTGGTTGCTGTTCAACATGTGGATTACAGTCTTCGGTGTGAACAGGATCCAGAGAAGAAAGCTTTTATCAGACAGAATGCATCCTTTCTGTATGAAACAGTCCTCCCTGTGGTTGAGAAAAGGTTTGAAGAAGGTGTGGGGAAACCTGCGAAGCAACTCCAAGATCTGAGGAATGCATCTAGACTTATTCGTGTAAATCCTGAGAGTACAATGTCAGTGGTCTGA